ATGCCGACGGCTGGGTGGTGGGCAAGGCCGAAAGCCCCGTCCTGGTCGGGTTCTGTCAAACCGCCCCCACGTCCCCGAGGCCGGCGACTCGCGAAACGCGGCTCCGGATCGACCGTGACCCGGGGTGTTTCGTACCGAAGGAAGAACGGCTTGCGTTCAGCCCGACCACAGGGCCGCGTACGCCGGACCGAGTTGCGCCACGACGTCGTGGAACTCCTCCCCGACCGCTTCATGCAGCGTGGTCATGACCGCTCGAGCGTGGACGAACGCCTCCTGGGGTGTCACACCTTCACGCTCGGCCACCCGGTCGAGGAACGTCTCCACCGACATGCGCCGGGCCTGATCGCCGTCCACGGACCTGCCGGCTCGGAGGGGGTCATGGAGCGGGAAGGGCAACCTGCTGATCAGATCGTCGACCTCCCCCGCGGCGATGCGTTCGGCGAGGGTTTGAAGAACGGCATCGGTGACCCGGCTGGCATCGCCGTCATGGAGCTGGGCGCGCTGGGCAACCCGCTCGAGGAAGGCCCCGGCCGGAAGGATTTCCGGTCCGGTGGGCAGGACAAGGACGAAATCCTTGGGCAGCTGCGCGACGAGGTGGGCGAACTCGCGCTCGCTCAGCGCGCGGGAGAGTGCCGTGAAGACCGCGCTCGCGGCCCGGGTTGCGGTCGGAAAATCCATGTCGCCCCGCTCCGCTACGCGGCGGACGAACTCGTCGACATCGAACCCCTCCGCCGGGTCGGCGGTGAACAGCAGGGGACCCAGCTCCGGTGGGAGCTCGCCGGCGAGATGACGCGCCTCGGCGGGAGAGATCCGCTCGGCCAGGGTCTGCAGAGTGACAGCGGTGGCGCGATCTGCCCCTACTCCTGCGGCCCCGCCTGCTCGTTCCACAATGGTAAGAAACTGGTCATAGTCCATGTTGCAATCTCTCGTTGCAAAAGGGTGAAGACGTTGGGATGCACGCGTGCTGATCACTCCGTATCGGAGGATTTCACGAAGCCACCGCAGGAAATCTCCGGTGCGCGTCTGTGTCGACAGGCTCCTCGTTCTCAATACCGAGGTACCGCTCCCATACTCTCAGAAACCGCGCTCCTCGAGGCGAGCATTCTCGTCCTGGCCGAGAGTTTCAGTGATTTGTCGACAGTCCGGCACGACGTGGCACATGCTGAGAACGACCGGCGAATCTATCAGGTGATGGACGCGCATCAGCCGACTCTTCATTGGTACAGAGCAGAAAGTTCCAATAATTGTCCACTGCCTATACCGTGACGACGTCCGAGACGGCCATCGGCGGGGCCTCCGGTCGCACGGTGACACACAAGCGACCGCTGTCACCGGGTACGCCTCCGGCGCGGCGCCGACGCCCCGGGTGTCTACCCGTGTCAGGCGCGAGCTGGTGCTGAGCCACCGATGGCGGCCAGGTGCCGGTGGGGCGGAGCGGCAGCTGAAACACGCCCACGGACCAGCCCAGATCGTACGCCTTACCCGGCGAGGCCCTGACGCGTTCGTCCGACAGGCCGTGCGGGCCACGGCCGCCGCGGTCATCGCCTACATAGTGGCGCAGCAGGTGTCGGGCAGCCCGCAGCCTCTGCTTGCGCCACTCACCGCGTTGATCGTCGTCCAGGTCACGCTGTATGCCACCCTCACCAGCGGAGTGCAGCGGGTGGTCAGCGTGGTTGTGGGTGTGCTCGTCGCAGTTGGCTTCGCCCATTTGGTGGGACTCACCTGGTGGAGTCTGGCTATCCTGATCTTCGCGTCCCTTGCACTGGGCCGGATCCTGCGACTCGGGCCGGCCGTACAGGAGGTCGCCATCAGCGGCATGCTCGTCATAGGGGTTGCCAACCCAGCGGCAACGGCTCAAGGACGGGCACTTGAGACATTGATCGGGGCCGGGGTGGGAGTGCTGCTGAACCTGCTGGTGCCCCCCTCTGTCTACGTCCAGACGGCCGGCGAAGCCGTCGACAAGCTTGCCGACCAGCTCAGTGAGCTACTGCGCCGCATGGCGCGTGAGATCCAACAGGGAGTGA
This Actinopolymorpha cephalotaxi DNA region includes the following protein-coding sequences:
- a CDS encoding DUF2267 domain-containing protein, giving the protein MDYDQFLTIVERAGGAAGVGADRATAVTLQTLAERISPAEARHLAGELPPELGPLLFTADPAEGFDVDEFVRRVAERGDMDFPTATRAASAVFTALSRALSEREFAHLVAQLPKDFVLVLPTGPEILPAGAFLERVAQRAQLHDGDASRVTDAVLQTLAERIAAGEVDDLISRLPFPLHDPLRAGRSVDGDQARRMSVETFLDRVAEREGVTPQEAFVHARAVMTTLHEAVGEEFHDVVAQLGPAYAALWSG